In one Lycium barbarum isolate Lr01 chromosome 7, ASM1917538v2, whole genome shotgun sequence genomic region, the following are encoded:
- the LOC132603106 gene encoding protein SRG1, whose protein sequence is MAGLSPITADIDCKPVQDMVKDGDEIPDKYVCKDFQFGTIDDDVPTTDIPVVDLKALTSSAACGKEELGKLQSALSSWGCFQAINHGIEESFIDEVNKVSREFFDLSMEEKQKYGRVADDIDGYGNDMVLYENQTLDWSDRLYLLVHPEDERKLKYWPENPKSLREILEEYSRRLKLIAEQLLKSIARSLNLPDDRFLRQYGDKPVMYARFNFYPPCPRPELVHGLKPHADGSAVTILLQDKEVEGLQVLKDDKWYRVPIMPYALLVNIGDQVEIMSNGLLKSPVHRAATNSEKERITVAMFCSPESGRDIEPVEELIDDKRPRLYKKVKDYTATYFQYYQEGKRPIDAVKI, encoded by the exons ATGGCTGGACTATCTCCAATTACAGCAGATATAGACTGCAAACCAGTTCAAGATATGGTGAAAGATGGAGATGAAATACCGGATAAATATGTATGCAAAGACTTTCAATTTGGAACCATAGATGATGATGTTCCGACAACGGACATACCGGTCGTTGATCTGAAGGCTTTGACTTCTTCAGCAGCTTGTGGGAAAGAGGAACTTGGAAAACTTCAATCAGCCCTTAGCTCATGGGGTTGCTTTCAG GCAataaaccatggaattgaagaaTCCTTCATCGATGAAGTGAATAAAGTTTCAAGAGAATTCTTTGACCTTTCAATGGAAGAGAAGCAAAAATATGGCAGAGTAGCAGATGATATCGACGGATATGGAAATGACATGGTTCTATACGAAAATCAAACCCTTGATTGGAGTGACCGACTGTATCTCCTGGTTCATCCAGAAGACGAGCGCAAGCTCAAGTATTGGCCTGAAAATCCAAAGTCACTTAG GGAAATTTTGGAAGAATATAGCAGAAGATTAAAACTGATAGCAGAGCAACTCCTCAAGTCTATAGCAAGGTCTTTGAACTTACCGGATGATCGATTTCTGAGACAATACGGAGACAAACCAGTAATGTATGCAAGATTTAACTTTTATCCTCCATGTCCGAGGCCTGAGCTTGTTCATGGCCTCAAACCCCATGCGGATGGATCGGCTGTTACCATTCTCTTACAAGATAAAGAAGTTGAAGGTCTTCAAGTACTGAAAGACGACAAATGGTACCGAGTTCCCATCATGCCTTATGCTCTTCTTGTCAACATTGGAGATCAAGTAGAG ATAATGAGTAATGGACTTCTTAAGAGCCCGGTGCACAGAGCTGCGACAAACTCGGAGAAGGAGAGGATCACTGTGGCTATGTTCTGTAGCCCAGAATCCGGAAGAGACATCGAGCCTGTTGAGGAGCTAATTGATGATAAAAGACCAAGATTATACAAGAAAGTGAAGGACTATACTGCAACTTACTTCCAATACTACCAAGAAGGAAAGAGACCAATTGATGCTGTGAAAATCTAG